From Pyrenophora tritici-repentis strain M4 chromosome 1, whole genome shotgun sequence, the proteins below share one genomic window:
- a CDS encoding HepA, Superfamily II DNA-RNA helicase, SNF2 family, with the protein MPRKSVAKKVEEPSSDDVSAQSDVEMQDQQDDKMSGFKKFGSQYNVDTPDYTDSDTNPNTTANSVAGDSAPADGRKRRAEEMNMRKSMYGKKAEGLRASKEDDTIRRFRYLLGLTDLFRHFIDTNPNPRIKEILAEIDRQDAEETKKSKASKVRKGGAAAERRRKTEQEEDAELVREEKHGGHNETVFRESPGFIKGGTMRDYQVAGLNWLISLHENGISGILADEMGLGKTLQTISFIGYLRYIAGITGPHLVAVPKSTLDNWKREFAKWCPEVNVLVLQGNKDDRADLIKERLVPDSFDVCITSYEMILREKSHLKKFAWEYIIIDEAHRIKNESSSLAQMVRAFNSRSRLLITGTPLQNNLHELWALLNFLLPDVFGDSAAFDDWFSQQNADSDAIVKQLHKVLRPFLLRRVKADVEKSLLPKKEINLYVGMSDMQVQWYKKILEKDIDAVNGGAGNKESKTRLLNIVMQLRKCCNHPYLFEGAEPGPPYTTDEHLVTNAAKMVMLDKLLKRMKAQGSRVLIFSQMSRVLDIMEDYSVMRGYQYCRIDGSTAHEDRIQAIDDYNKEGSEKFLFLLTTRAGGLGINLTSADIVVLFDSDWNPQADLQAMDRAHRIGQTKQVYVFRFVTEMAIEEKVLERAAQKLRLDQLVIQQGRTQQPAKNAASKDELLTMIQHGAEAVFKSKGPVGPAADGELADDDFDAVMRRGEEMTEKLNKRYETLGLDDLQKFTSDSTYEWNGETFQPRKKEVGISWINPSKRERKEQNYGIDSYYRKTLVTGGRTENKQPRIPRAPKQITIHDYQFFPERLAELQDKETAWYRKENNLKAPLPEGPDEDLETREADQQLAQQEIDDAEPLTEEEKAEKERLIEKGFPEWNKRDFQQFLNGSAKYGRTNYEGISEEVDGKDAEEIEAYAKVFWKKYKTLDNWQKHLGVIEEGELRVRQSEEKKRLIAKKISMYRMPLQQMQIKYTVSTTNKKVYTEEEDKFLVVMLHKYGVEGDLIYEKIRDEIRESPLFRFDWFFLSRTPQEIGRRCTTLISAINKQLDTVKAKGSPASATPSRASSVATNGSATKGSTTKGKGKGKKK; encoded by the exons ATGCCGCGGAAGAGCGTAGCGAAGAAGGTCGAGGAGCCTTCGTCGGACGACGTGTCGGCGCAATCCGATGTCGAAATGCAGGACCAGCAGGACGATAAGATGAGCGGCTTCAAGAAGTTTGGG TCGCAGTACAATGTAGACACCCCGGACTACACG GACTCGGACACCAACCCCAACACCACAGCAAACAGCGTCGCAGGCGATAGCGCGCCGGCCGACGGGCGAAAGCGACGCGCCGAAGAGATGAACATGCGAAAGAGCATGTACGGCAAGAAGGCTGAGGGATTGAGGGCATCAAAG GAAGACGACACAATCCGCCGCTTTCGATACCTCCTTGGTCTGACTGATCTGTTCCGTCACTTCATCGACACGAACCCCAACCCGCGCATAAAGGAGATTCTCGCCGAAATCGACCGTCAGGATGCCGAAGAAACCAAGAAGTCAAAAGCAAGCAAGGTGCGCAAAGGTGGTGCTGCTGCCGAGCGTCGGCGCAAGACTGAACAAGAGGAAGACGCCGAGCTGGTGAGGGAGGAGAAGCATGGCGGACACAACGAGACCGTCTTCCGCGAGTCGCCAGGCTTCATCAAGGGCGGCACAATGCGCGACTACCAGGTTGCTGGTCTCAACTGGCTCATCTCTCTGCACGAAAATGGTATCTCTGGTATCCTTGCTGACGAGATGGGCCTCGGAAAGACGCTTCAGACCATCTCTTTCATCGGTTACCTCAGATACATTGCGGGCATTACTGGTCCACATTTGGTCGCAGTCCCCAAGTCTACCCTGGACAACTGGAAGCGCGAGTTTGCAAAGTGGTGTCCCGAGGTCAATGTCTTGGTGCTCCAGGGCAACAAAGACGACCGTGCAGACCTCATCAAGGAGCGCCTGGTCCCCGATAGTTTCGATGTCTGTATTACCTCGTACGAAATGATTCTGCGCGAGAAGTCACACTTGAAGAAGTTTGCGTGGGAGTACATCATTATTGACGAAGCCCATCGTATCAAGAACGAATCCTCATCTCTCGCACAGATGGTCCGCGCATTCAACTCCCGAAGCCGGCTACTCATCACAGGTACCCCTCTGCAAAACAACCTGCACGAACTCTGGGCTCTACTCAATTTCCTCCTTCCCGACGTCTTTGGAGACTCCGCCGCCTTCGACGACTGGTTCTCGCAACAGAATGCCGACTCCGACGCTATTGTCAAACAACTTCACAAGGTTCTGCGACCCTTTTTGCTACGACGTGTCAAGGCCGACGTAGAAAAGTCGTTGTTACCGAAGAAGGAAATCAACCTGTACGTGGGTATGTCCGACATGCAAGTTCAATGGTACAAGAAGATTTTGGAAAAGGACATCGATGCTGTCAATGGCGGTGCTGGCAACAAGGAGAGCAAGACTCGTCTACTGAATATTGTCATGCAATTGCGCAAGTGCTGCAACCACCCCTATCTCTTCGAAGGCGCCGAGCCTGGTCCACCCTACACAACGGATGAACATTTGGTCACCAACGCCGCCAAGATGGtcatgctggacaagctGCTCAAGCGCATGAAGGCACAAGGCAGCCGCGTGCTTATCTTCTCACAGATGAGCCGTGTCTTAGATATTATGGAAGATTATTCGGTCATGCGAGGATACCAATACTGCCGTATAGACGGTTCGACTGCTCACGAAGATCGTATCCAGGCCATTGACGACTACAACAAGGAAGGCTCAGAGAAGTTTTTGTTTCTCTTGACCACCCGCGCCGGTGGCTTGGGTATCAACTTGACTTCGGCCGACATTGTCGTTCTCTTTGACAGTGACTGGAACCCGCAAGCTGATCTTCAAGCCATGGACCGCGCTCATCGTATCGGCCAGACCAAGCAAGTCTACGTTTTCCGCTTCGTTACCGAGATGGCTATTGAAGAAAAGGTGCTTGAGCGTGCCGCACAGAAGCTGCGTCTGGATCAGCTAGTCATCCAGCAGGGTCGTACACAGCAGCCGGCGAAGAACGCTGCATCAAAGGACGAGTTGTTGACCATGATTCAGCACGGTGCAGAGGCCGTATTTAAGAGCAAAGGGCCTGTTGGTCCAGCAGCTGATGGCGAGCTCGCCGATGATGACTTTGATGCCGTCATGCGCCGTGGTGAAGAGATGACTGAGAAGCTTAACAAGAGGTACGAGACACTTGGTCTCGATGATCTCCAAAAGTTCACTTCGGATTCGACATACGAGTGGAACGGTGAGACGTTTCAACCTCGTAAGAAAGAGGTTGGCATCTCGTGGATCAACCCCTCGAAGCGTGAGCGCAAGGAGCAAAACTACGGCATCGACTCCTACTACCGTAAGACGCTGGTCACGGGCGGACGGACAGAAAACAAGCAGCCTAGGATACCTCGCGCGCCCAAGCAAATCACCATACACGACTACCAGTTCTTTCCGGAACGACTCGCCGAACTCCAGGACAAGGAGACGGCGTGGTATCGCAAGGAAAATAACCTCAAGGCTCCCCTGCCCGAAGGCCCTGACGAGGATCTGGAGACGCGTGAAGCCGATCAGCAACTTGCGCAACAAGAGATTGATGACGCAGAGCCATTGACGGAAGAGGAGAAGGCAGAGAAGGAGCGCTTGATCGAAAAGGGTTTCCCTGAGTGGAACAAGCGTGACTTCCAACAGTTCCTCAATGGTAGCGCCAAGTATGGTAGGACCAACTACGAGGGCATCTCAGAAGAAGTCGACGGCAAGGATGCAGAGGAGATTGAAGCGTACGCCAAGGTGTTCTGGAAGAAGTACAAGACGCTAGACAATTGGCAAAAGCACTTAGGTGTGATTGAGGAAGGAGAGCTGCGCGTACGACAGTCGGAAGAGAAGAAGCGTTTGATTGCCAAGAAGATTAGCATGTATCGCATGCCTCTTCAACAGATGCAGATCAAGTACACCGTCTCGACTACCAATAAGAAGGTGTACACAGAGGAAGAGGACAAATTCCTCGTCGTCATGCTACACAAGTACGGTGTAGAGGGCGACTTGATCTATGAGAAGATCCGAGACGAGATCCGTGAATCACCCTTGTTTCGATTTGACTGGTTCTTCCTGTCGCGCACACCCCAGGAGATTGGCCGTCGCTGTACCACGCTAATCTCAGCCATT AATAAGCAGCTTGACACTGTCAAGGCCAAGGGTTCTCCCGCTTCGGCGACACCATCTCGTGCGAGCAGCGTTGCTACGAATGGTTCGGCGACCAAGGGTTCAACAACAAAGGGCAAGGGAAAGGGAAAGAAGAAGTAG
- a CDS encoding ArsA, ATPase involved in chromosome partitioning, which produces MASAALIDADMAPTLQSILDQKTLRWIFVGGKGGVGKTTTSCSLAIQLAKHRKSVLLISTDPAHNLSDAFNQKFGKDARLVNGFDNLSAMEIDPNGSIQDLLASGAEEGQDPMAGLGGMGSMMQDLAFSIPGVDEAMSFAEVLKQVKSMSYEVIIFDTAPTGHTLRFLQFPTVMEKALSKVSQLSRQFGPMLNSFLGASGRLPNGQNMDELIEKMENLRETIGEVNGQFKDADLTTFVCVCIPEFLSLYETERMIQELNSYEIDTHSIVVNQLLFPKQDNPCEQCNARRKMQKKYLDQIEELYDEFNVVKMPLLVEEVRGKEKLEKFSEMLVKPFVPPQ; this is translated from the exons ATGGCCTCTGCCGCACTCATCGACGCCGACATGGCGCCGACTCTGCAGTCAATTCTCGACCAAAAGACGCTCCGATGGATCTTTGTCGGTGGAAAGGGTGGTGTAGGAAAGACGACGACATCGTGTTCACTCGCCATTCAGCTTGCAAAGCACCGCAAATCCGTCCTGCTCATCTCCACCGATCCTGCCCACAATCTCTCAGACGCCTTCAACCAAAAGTTCGGCAAGGATGCACGACTCGTCAACGGCTTCGACAACCTCAGCGCCATGGAGATTGATCCGAACGGCAGTATACAGGATCTGTTAGCAAGTGGAGCGGAAGAGGGGCAAGATCCCATGGCTGGACTGGGCGGCATGGGCAGTATGATGCAGGATCTGGCCTTTTCA ATTCCCGGTGTGGACGAGGCCATGTCTTTTGCCGAAGTGCTCAAACAAGTGAAGAGCATGTCGTACGAAGTCATCATTTTTGATACCGCGCCCACGGGCCACACACTCCGTTTCTTGCAGTTCCCCACTGTCATGGAGAAGGCCCTCTCAAAAGTTTCTCAGCTCTCCCGACAATTCGGCCCCATGCTCAACTCCTTTCTCGGCGCATCAGGCAGACTGCCAAACGGACAAAACATGGATGAGCTAATTGAGAAGATGGAGAACCTGAGGGAAACAATCGGCGAGGTCAACGGCCAGTTCAAGGATGCCGATTTGACCACTTTTGTTTGCGTTTGCATCCCAGAGTTCCTTAGTCTGTACGAGACGGAGCGCATGATCCAGGAGTTGAACAGCTACGAGATTGACACTCATTCCATTGTCGTCAACCAGCTCTTGTTTCCCAAGCAGGACAACCCATGCGAGCAATGCAATGCGCGCCGGAAGATGCAAAAGAAGTACCTCGACCAGATTGAGGAGCTGTATGACGAATTCAACGTGGTCAAGATGCCGTTGCTAGTCGAGGAAGTGCGAGGCAAAGAGAAGCTGGAGAA ATTCAGCGAGATGCTTGTTAAGCCCTTTGTGCCTCCGCAGTAA